The genomic region tgtgtgtgacatgtatgttctgtacgcgtgtgtgtgtgtgtgacatgtatgttctgtacgcgtgtgtgtgtgtgtgacatgtatgttctgtacgcgtgtgtgtgtgtgtgacatgtatgttctgtacgtgtgtgtgtgtgtgtgacatgtatgttctgtacgtgtgtgtgtgtgtgtgtgtgtgacatgtatgttctgtacgtgtgtgtgtgtgtgtgtgtgtgacatgtatgttctgtacgtgtgtgtgtgtgtgtgtgacatgtatgttctgtacgtgtgtgtgtgtgtgtgtgtgacatgtatgttctgtacgtgtgtgtgtgtgtgtgtgtgtgacatgtatgttctgtacgtgtgtgtgtgtgtgtgtgacatgtatgttctgtacgtgtgtgtgtgtgtgtgtgacatgtatgttctgtacgtgtgtgtgtgtgtgtgtgtgtgacatgtatgttctgtacgtgtgtgtgtgtgtgtgacatgtatgttctgtacgtgtgtgtgtgtgtgtgacatgtatgttctgtacgtgtgtgtgtgtgtgtgacatgtatgttctgtacgtgtgtgtgtgtgtgtgacatgtatgttctgtacgtgtgtgtgtgtgtgtgacatgtatgttctgtacgtgtgtgtgtgtgtgtgacatgtatgttctgtacgtgtgtgtgtgtgtgtgtgtgtgtgacatgtatgttctgtacgtgtgtgtgtgtgtgacatgtatgttctgtacgtgtgtgtgtgtgtgtgtgtgtgtgacatgtatgttctgtacgtgtgtgtgtgtgtgtgacatgtatgttctgtacgtgtgtgtgtgtgtgtgacatgtatgttctgtacgtgtgtgtgtgtgtgtgacatgtatgttctgtacgtgtgtgtgtgtgtgtgacatgtatgttctgtacgtgtgtgtgtgtgtgtgtgtgtgtgacatgtatgttctgtacgtgtgtgtgtgtgtgacatgtatgttctgtacgtgtgtgtgtgtgtgacatgtatgttctgtacgtgtgtgtgtgtgtgtgacatgtatgttctgtacgtgtgtgtgtgtgtgacatgtatgttctgtacgtgtgtgtgtgtgtgtgacatgtatgttctgtacgtgtgtgtgtgtgtgtgacatgtatgttctgtacgtgtgtgtgtgtgtgtgacatgtatgttctgtacgtgtgtgtgtgtgtgtgacatgtatgttctgtacgtgtgtgtgtgtgtgtgtgtgtgtgacatgtatgttctgtacgtgtgtgtgtgtgtgacatgtatgttctgtacgtgtgtgtgtgtgtgtgtgtgtgtgacatgtatgttctgtacgtgtgtgtgtgtgtgtgacatgtatgttctgtacgtgtgtgtgtgtgtgtgacatgtatgttctgtacgtgtgtgtgtgtgtgtgacatgtatgttctgtacgtgtgtgtgtgtgtgtgacatgtatgttctgtacgtgtgtgtgtgtgtgtgtgtgtgtgacatgtatgttctgtacgtgtgtgtgtgtgtgtgtgtgtgtgacatgtatgttctgtacgtgtgtgtgtgtgtgacatgtatgttctgtacgtgtgtgtgtgtgtgtgacatgtatgttctgtacgtgtgtgtgtgtgtgtgacatgtatgttctgtacgcgtgtgtgacatgtatgttctgtacgcgtgtgtgacatgtatgttctgtacgcgtgtgtgacatgtatgttctgtacgcgtgtgtgacatgtatgttctgtacgcgtgtgtgacatgtatgttctgtacgcgtgtgtgacatgtatgttctgtacgcgtgtgtgacatgtatgttctgtacgcgtgtgtgacatgtatgttctgtacgcgtgtgtgacatgtatgttctgtacgcgtgtgtgacatgtatgttctgtacgcgtgtgtgacatgtatgttctgtacgcgtgtgtgacatgtatgttctgtacgcgtgtgtgacatgtatgttctgtacgcgtgtgtgacatgtatgttctgtacgcgtgtgtgacatgtatgttctgtacgcgtgtgtgacatgtatgttctgtacgcgtgtgtgacatgtatgttctgtacgcgtgtgtgacatgtatgttctgtacgcgtgtgtgacatgtatgttctgtacgcgtgtgtgtgtgtgacatgtatgttctgtacgtgtgtgtgtgtgtgtgacatgtatgttctgtacgtgtgtgtgtgtgtgtgacatgtatgttctgtacgtgtgtgtgtgtgtgtgacatgtatgttctgtacgtgtgtgtgtgtgtgtgacatgtatgttctgtacgtgtgtgtgtgtgtgtgtgtgtgtgacatgtatgttctgtacgtgtgtgtgtgtgtgtgtgtgtgtgacatgtatgttctgtacgtgtgtgtgtgtgtgacatgtatgttctgtacgtgtgtgtgtgtgtgtgacatgtatgttctgtacgtgtgtgtgtgtgtgtgacatgtatgttctgtacgtgtgtgtgtgtgtgacatgtatgttctgtacgtgtgtgtgtgtgacatgtatgttctgtacgtgtgtgtgtgtgacatgtatgttctgtGTATGTGTGCGGTGTgtgtttgtaacagctggaggcaccctggttgggaaacgctgtcggACACACATCATAGGACTGGTTAGATAAcacttgttgttttttctttgctttAAAGGAGGAAATTGATGCCGCGGTGAAGCTTCTCCTGGCTCTGAAGGTTGACTACAAGAAGGCCACTGGCGAGGACTACAAGCCGGGCTCTCCACCCACCAGTGACACCGCGAATACCAACAATGGGCTGCCGGCCGCAAGTGACGGGGACGACTTTGTGGATCCATGGACTGTACAGACCGGCAGCGCCAAGGGGGTGGACTATGATAAACTTATAGGTGGGTGACGGACGGTAATGCAGAGGGGACTGCGAGGAGGAACCTGATACTCATGGTCATGGCTTCCAACTTGTATTaggaaactacaaatcccagcatatccCCACcccatatagacagatagatagatacatatagtggggcaaaaaagtatttagtcagccaccaattgtgcaggttctcccacttataaagatgagaggctgtaattatcatcataggttataacctcaactatgagagacagaatgagagaaaaaatccataaaatcacattgtctgatttttaaagaatttattagcaaattatggtggaaataagtatttggtcaataacaaaagttcatctcaatactttgttatatacactttgttggcaatgacagatgtCAAACGttttgtcttcacaaggttttgctggtattttggcccattcctccatgcagatctcctctagagcagtgatgttttggggctgtcgctgggcaacacagactttcaactccctccaaaggttttatatggggttgagatctggagactggctaggccactccaggaccttgaaatgcttcttatgaagccactcctttgttgcccgggcggtgtgtttgggaccattgttatgctgaaagacccagccatgtttcatcttcaatgatggaaggaggttttcactcaaaatctcacaatacatggccccattcattctttcctttacacggatcagtcgtcctggtccctttgcagaaaagcagccccaaagcatgatgtttccaccccccgtgcttcacagtagatatggtgttctttggatgccactcagcattatttctcctccaaacacaacgagttgagtttttgccaaaaagttctactttggtttcatctgaccatatgacattctcccaatcctcttctggatcatccaaatgctctctagcaaacttcagacaggcccggacatgtactggcttaagcaggggtatacgtctggcactgcatgatttgagtccctggtggcgtaatgtgttactgatggtagcctttgtcactttggtcccagttctctgcaggtcattcactaggtccccccatgtggttctaggatttttgctcaccgttttgtgatcattttgacaccacagggtaagattttgcgtggagccccatatcgagggagattatcagtggtcttgtatgtcttctattctctaataattactcccaccgttgatttcttcacaccaagctgcttgcctattgcagattcagtcttcccagcatggtgccggtctacaattttgtttctggtgtccttcgacagctctttggtcttggcaatagtggagtttgtagtgtaactgtttgaggttgtggacaggtgtcttttatactgataacaaggtcaaacaggagccattaatacaggtaacgagtggaggacagaggagactcttaaagaagaagttacaggtctgtgagagacagaaaggaccaaatacttattttccaccataattgcaaataaaaatcagacaatgtgatcttatggatttttatttctcattatgtctctcattgttgaggttataacctatgatgaaaattataggtctctctcatctttttaagtgggagaacttgcacaattggtggctgactaaatacttttttgctccactgtagatagatatgagatctaaGATATAGATAGAATTTTTtacaaatctaaatttttcataaCTTTTCCACAGTTCGGTTTGGGAGCAGCAAAATTGACCAGGATCTTATCGATCGAATAGAACGTGTTACCGGGAACAAGGCGCATCACTTCTTACGGAGAGGAATCTTCTTTTCACACAGGTGTGACTTGTTCTCttcttaaagttaaaggggtactccgctgctcagcgtttggaacaaacagttctgaACGcttgagccgggagctcgtgacatcatagacccgccccctcatgatgtcacggcccggggAGCGTGTATTTTTTCGCATTTCGGAGTGCCACCGCttattatttgtgtgtgtgtgtgtatgtgtgtatatacacttgagaaagccagcgtgaggctggagaaacgtagtctctcacatcatggaataaattcacctttcctttgaagtctacctgtggtgtgctgcttctatatttttctatctatatatatatatatatatatatatatatatatatatatatatatatgtgtgtaaatatataatataaaattatttttttatttatttacttctatttatttttttgttttatatattagGGACATGCACCAGATTCTGGATGCAGTCGAAAACAAGAAGCCATTTTACCTCTATACTGGACGGGGGCCATCTTCAGATTCCATGCACGTCGGTCACCTCGTTCCATTCATCTTCACCAAGTAAGCATCTGATTCTTAGACTACGGCTGCACAACAACTACAGCCGTGCAGCATCAGGTCACACAACAAAAAATGTTTGTGTGGTTTTGTAAAATGTTTTTGTGGCTGTCGCATAACAATGTAATCTGACTGTAAGAAAAGAAGAAGGCAGTTTGTGAACAAAAGGCGATCACATGTAACATAAAGCTGAAGGTCAATGCCGGCAGGGACAgctttgcctataggcaaaataggcagctgcctagagtgtactcttgatggggggggggcgccactcTGCCCGCAGCAATAAAGTTAGCAAGTATCCTAAGCATCTGCCCATCCAGAAAACCCCACCAAAACCCCTGATTGAtaacattaggaggaggtttgttccagtgtgtcatcccagcagtaaggtggggcgtgtcaaaaggCAGAgccaaggggcggcaaaattagcttttgtctagggtggcaaaaatccttgcactaggcCTGACTGCTGGCAAAGTCCATTGCAACCAAAAATCTGTAAGTTTGGATTTTTTTGCATTAGTTGCGTCATTTTTAGGCTAAGCCTACAGAGTGACCATAATTCGCAGTGTCCGTGCCTCTATCATAGCTAATGAACGTGAATGTGGTCCTGATACAACCCGCAAGTTTCAGCGCCCATTAACAAAAATATGTTACattcacttttaaaggggtactgcagcaaaaagtaactgatgaagtgtctgatcacgggggtccgactacTGGAAACCCCCACAATCTCATGTACAGGCTGCAGCTCTTTGAAAAGAGCGCATGCTGGGGAAGGCAAGCTTATGGCAGACTGTAACATAAAAGTCCCCTTCCAATAGATCAGTGTTATACCATAGTATGACATTGAACTGTATGATTGCTCATTCAAATTCCCTAGTGGggggggcttaaaaaaaaaaaaaaaaaaaagaagtgtaaaaaataataaaataaaaaagtagagaaagataaaatgtttttaaaactataaaaaaaaagaaaaaagaaaagttccCCGATAATATTACATTTAAATTGccctctctttaaaaaaaaaaaaaaaaaaaaaacatttctggtaCTGCAGAATCCACAattttccaaactattaaattataacaTTATCAATCCTGctgggtgaacagcgtaaaccaaAAATGTTAATGCATTAAAATTTAGAATTTCAAACCTGCCTTTTTTGTGAAGACATCAcagaagaaaaggaataaaaagcaatcaaaaagttcaatCTACGTTAAATTGGTACATATAGAAACCACAGATGAtggcgcagaaaatgagccccaacacagctttgCAGGGGGacaattaaaaaaagttataggggtcaaaacagGGTAATTTTAAAGAaatactgtagtggaaaataacttatcccctatccaaacgataggggataagttatagatcacgggggatccgactgctgggaacccccgcgatatcctgtatggggccccagcagtctgcaggaagggagcattccgtccccgcatgacgtggcAGCCGAcactcccctccatgtatctctatgggatccagGCGGGGGCTTgttggccgcaacgtcatgcagGGGACGAACATGCCtccttcctgcagactgctggggccctgcacaggagatcacggggggtcccagcggtcaaaaaaaaaacaccccacgatctataacttatccctatcgtttggataggggataagttattttccactactttttttttatatttatttttatattcagaAACTATATAAATCATACGGACCTAAAGAACCAAAATAACAATCAGTTTGACTGCACGGGTAACGGCATAAAGAAGAACTGAAATGCTAACCACCCCCAAATTTgcccatttttttattattattattttttttatgttttcaatCTTGCCTCACAaaatatacagacacacatatatctatatttttttttttattttgtttggataaattttattttatttttttatatgaacaAAAGGAAGTACGATTGGTCTACAAAGTACGATCAGTCCAGCAAATAAACAGCCATCATATGGTCCTCCAAATAAATGTTGTGgttattaaaaagtgaaaaaaaaaaatatatatatatatatatatatatatatatatatatatatatatataaaaatgcaaaaacgaaaatgaagGGGTTATGATGCCATCTCGCGTCCCCGCAATCTTTGATCACATGACTGAGTTGCAGTGAAACCCTAGCCTTCTGGGTCAGCCTTTGTATAAGGACTAGTCAACAATGTAGCTTTACAGAGGCGGCAAATTACAGGTAACCTGTCTATTGCGTAGTTAAGGTGAGTTATTATTCGCTGTGTTCGTGTGATGACAACTCCTAAAAACTGTTACATTattggacaatgtttcccaaccagggtgcctccagctgttgcaaaactacaactcccagcatgcccggacagccaaaggctgtccgggcatgctgggagttgtagttttgcaacagtcggaaACACACTGGGCTAACAGCTTCCTGCGCTATTTCCAGGTGGTTGCAGGAAACATTTAACGTCCCGCTGGTCGTCCAGATGACGGACGATGAGAAGTATCTGTGGAAAGACTTGACCCTAGAGAAAGCCTATCAGTACACAATAGAAAACGCCAAGGACATCATAGCGTGCGGCTTCGATGTTAACAAGACCTTCATCTTCTCTGACCTGGAATACATGGGGTAAGTGACTCGTCTTATTGTATCTAGGGGGGCGGTTTATAATTCAAGAATCCTTGGAATgccatttaaatgggtactgtcactttaaaaaaaaaaaaaaatgaaaaaagtttgtAGAGATATGTGAACAGTTCTGATCAGCCGCAGTGCAGCCAATCACAAGAAAGAGAAATGGGGAGTCCACGGTAAGCGCGTTCTCCCCCAACATGTGTCACATGACCGAGACAAATTTacattgtaagtctatgggttCGTCCTGGTGGCCGGCCGAGAGCGGAAGGAAAAGCGCCAAGCCACGCGCTCATCTCCTGGGTCGTTCTAGTGAtctgtcagggtctgaacactcagaccccgtttgatgaaaacttctttaggacatgtcaaaagtttttttttttttttaaagggacaggTATACTTTTATTTACTTTGGAAATTGTATCAGGAAAATATATGGTAAATTTTCATATCTTTGTATCTAACAGGATGAGTTCAGGTTTCTACAAAAATGTCGTCCGAGTCCAGAAACATGTAACGTTCAACcaagttaaagggatattcgGCTTTACAGACAGTGACTGCATCGGTAGGTTGATATGTGCTGATCCCTGATGTCACCCGTctgctgggtgtagtagtactgGCCTGTAGTGACCAGGGATAGTACAATTGTCCCAATTGATCTTGGTTCTTCATGGTTCTATTGTCAGGTAAAATCAGCTTTCCTGCTATTCAGGCTGCACCGTCCTTCAGCAGCTCCTTCCCGGAAATATTCAATGGCAGAAAAGATATTCAGTGTCTCATTCCGTGCGCCATCGACCAGGTATAAAACTTACTTTTACACCCATCTGCACAGCATCCCAATACTTTACACCCATCTGCACAGCATCCCAATACTTTACACCCGTCTGCCCAGCATCCCAATACTTTACACCCGTCTGCCCAGCATCCCAATACTTTACACCCGTCTGCCCAGCACCCCAATACTTTACACCCGTCTGCCCAGCATCCCAATACTTTACACCCGTCTGCCCAGCATCCCAATACTTTACACCCGTCTGCCCAGCATTGTGTATATGTAAAGTATTGGGATGCTGGATGTAAAGTATTGGATGGATCAGATGGATGTAAAGTATTGGGATCCCAATACTTTACACCCATCTGCCCAGCATCCCAATACTTTACACCCATCTGCACAGCATCCCAATACCTTACACCCATCTGCACAGCATCCCAATACTTTACACCCATCTGCACAGCATCCCAATACCTTACACCCATCTGCACAGCATCCCAATACTTTACACCCA from Hyla sarda isolate aHylSar1 chromosome 11, aHylSar1.hap1, whole genome shotgun sequence harbors:
- the WARS1 gene encoding tryptophan--tRNA ligase, cytoplasmic, which gives rise to MADPVSVDALSPLELYNRVSEQGEKVRELKTGKAPKEEIDAAVKLLLALKVDYKKATGEDYKPGSPPTSDTANTNNGLPAASDGDDFVDPWTVQTGSAKGVDYDKLIVRFGSSKIDQDLIDRIERVTGNKAHHFLRRGIFFSHRDMHQILDAVENKKPFYLYTGRGPSSDSMHVGHLVPFIFTKWLQETFNVPLVVQMTDDEKYLWKDLTLEKAYQYTIENAKDIIACGFDVNKTFIFSDLEYMGMSSGFYKNVVRVQKHVTFNQVKGIFGFTDSDCIGKISFPAIQAAPSFSSSFPEIFNGRKDIQCLIPCAIDQDPYFRMTRDVAPRISYPKPALMHSTFFPALQGAQTKMSASDPNSSIFLTDTPKQIKNKVNKHAFSGGKDTIEEHRKYGGNCEVDVCYMYLTFFLEDDEKLEKIKQDYTSGALLTGELKKILIETLQPMISAHQERRKQVTEDVVKQFMTPRKLDFNF